One Aliidongia dinghuensis DNA segment encodes these proteins:
- a CDS encoding ABC transporter ATP-binding protein, translating to MNSAPANNDAMIRLDALTLKLTSAGGEVNILNGIDLAIDPGATVGIVGPSGSGKTTLMMVIGGLERPTGGRVTVAGVDYSGLDEDALARFRRDHVGIVFQSFHLLPTMNALENVAIPLEFAGRRDAFERARDGLIAVGLGHRLDHYPSQLSGGEQQRVALARAFAVEPRLLIADEPTGNLDQATGRKIMDLMFSLQAKAGTTMLLVTHDPALAERCDRVIELADGRVVGDRRRTLAPVAVHG from the coding sequence ATGAATTCGGCTCCCGCCAACAACGATGCCATGATCCGCCTCGATGCGTTGACGCTCAAACTGACGAGCGCCGGCGGCGAGGTCAACATCCTGAACGGGATCGATCTGGCGATCGATCCCGGTGCCACGGTCGGCATCGTGGGCCCCTCCGGCTCCGGCAAGACGACCCTCATGATGGTGATCGGTGGGCTGGAGCGGCCGACCGGCGGCCGCGTCACCGTCGCCGGCGTCGATTATAGCGGACTCGACGAGGACGCGCTTGCCCGGTTCCGCCGCGATCACGTGGGAATCGTCTTCCAGTCGTTCCACCTGCTGCCGACCATGAACGCGCTCGAGAATGTCGCGATCCCGCTCGAATTCGCCGGCCGGCGCGATGCGTTCGAGCGGGCGCGCGACGGGCTCATTGCGGTCGGGCTCGGTCATCGGCTCGACCATTACCCGAGCCAGCTCTCGGGCGGCGAGCAGCAGCGCGTGGCGCTCGCCCGTGCCTTCGCGGTCGAGCCCCGGCTGCTGATCGCCGACGAGCCGACCGGCAACCTCGACCAGGCGACGGGCCGCAAGATCATGGACCTGATGTTCAGCCTGCAGGCCAAGGCCGGCACGACCATGCTGCTCGTGACCCACGACCCGGCCTTGGCCGAACGCTGCGACCGGGTGATCGAGCTGGCGGACGGCCGGGTCGTCGGCGATCGCCGCCGGACCCTGGCGCCGGTCGCGGTCCATGGCTGA